In one Deltaproteobacteria bacterium genomic region, the following are encoded:
- a CDS encoding PAS domain-containing protein: MGYSGKYGSPQSPGQIRNDDADFRLDAELGKCAAELLGTNRRLVEIHKRNKALLDSIPDIAWFKDVESRYIAVNRPFALACGKNPDDLVGKTDFDLWPKDLAERYRADDRQVMRSGRMTRLEEPLLDSRGRSFWLETIKVPIRDDSGRIVGTVGIARDFSERRRIEAELRRSHDELELRVVERTLELTEANLSLREIESKLRMGLRREMALRRMNEGILAGANYRDVLEIACDAIVETGYRMCWVGLAQDDFTIRPVASRGFDDGYLDTIADRWDVTPEGRSPSGISILTGKPYISRCIYEDSNFTPCSEEAHRRGYRSSATFPLRSGGNGSIGVLHVYCEREECFGPEEIRDLEIFAQQCALALLNAKRLEELRDAHRRLSTCLKEHSRTDAMDDGETDAGNRGGT; the protein is encoded by the coding sequence ATGGGATATTCAGGTAAATACGGATCGCCGCAATCGCCGGGACAGATCCGAAACGACGACGCCGACTTCAGGTTGGACGCGGAACTGGGCAAGTGCGCCGCCGAGCTGCTTGGCACGAACCGGCGGCTTGTCGAAATCCATAAGCGTAATAAGGCATTGCTGGACAGCATCCCCGACATAGCGTGGTTCAAGGACGTGGAAAGCCGTTACATCGCCGTCAATCGGCCGTTCGCGTTAGCCTGCGGAAAGAATCCCGACGACCTTGTGGGGAAAACGGACTTCGACCTCTGGCCGAAGGACCTGGCCGAAAGGTATCGGGCCGACGACAGGCAGGTTATGAGGTCCGGGCGTATGACGCGGTTGGAAGAACCCCTTTTGGACTCCAGGGGAAGGTCGTTCTGGCTTGAAACGATCAAGGTTCCGATTCGGGACGATAGCGGACGTATCGTCGGAACTGTGGGAATCGCGCGCGATTTCTCCGAACGAAGGCGGATCGAGGCGGAGCTTCGCAGGTCGCACGACGAACTGGAGTTGCGCGTGGTGGAGAGGACCCTGGAACTGACGGAGGCCAACCTTTCGCTGCGGGAAATCGAATCGAAGCTTCGGATGGGATTGAGGAGGGAGATGGCGCTGCGCAGGATGAACGAAGGGATTCTCGCCGGCGCGAATTACAGGGATGTGCTTGAAATCGCCTGCGACGCCATCGTGGAGACGGGATACCGCATGTGCTGGGTAGGACTGGCGCAGGACGACTTCACGATACGCCCTGTCGCTTCGCGGGGCTTCGATGACGGCTACCTGGATACGATCGCGGATCGTTGGGACGTCACCCCGGAAGGCAGGAGTCCTTCGGGAATTTCCATCCTGACGGGAAAACCGTATATCAGCCGGTGCATATACGAAGATTCCAATTTCACTCCATGTAGCGAGGAAGCGCACCGCAGGGGATATCGTTCCTCGGCGACGTTTCCCTTGAGATCCGGAGGAAACGGTTCGATAGGGGTGCTCCATGTGTACTGCGAACGGGAAGAGTGTTTCGGGCCGGAGGAAATCCGGGACCTTGAAATCTTCGCCCAGCAATGCGCCCTGGCGCTTCTGAACGCAAAGCGCCTGGAAGAGCTGCGGGACGCCCACCGCAGGCTTTCCACCTGCCTGAAGGAACACTCGCGAACGGATGCGATGGACGACGGGGAGACGGATGCGGGGAACCGGGGAGGTACTTAA